GTCCTGGCCGTGCTGCCCGGCGGCGGCTTCGTCGCCGAGCGCATGCTGCGCCGCGAGCTGGAGGCCGGGATCATCGCCGACCGCGCCCGCCGCGAGGCTGTCGTCGGCACCTGACCGCCGCCCGCCGGCTCCTCTTCCGGCCCCTTCGCGGGACGGAAACCCCCGCACGGCCCTCTCCGGTTCGACACGCAGTCAATTTCCGCTTTTGGTGGGATATGTCGGCGTTGTCGTATCTGCGGAGGGACCGTGCGGCCGGAAGGCTATGACTACGAGAAGTTCAGCCGCCTCGCGGGGCCGCTGACGGATCCCGATCCGTCCCGGCCCTACCGGGTGCGCTACACGCGCCTGCTCTCCCGCGAGCCCCACCGGGTCCGGGCGGTCCTGCTCATGGCGCTCGCGCCGGTGCTCTCCTGCGCCCTGCTGCTCTACCTCGTCTGGCCCTCGCACTGGACCGAGCGCACCGGCGCCCCGCCCTGGCTGCTCACCGCGGACGCGGTGATGCTCATATCGATCGGGCTGATCGAGTCGTTCCGGCTGGTCAACGTCGTCTCGATCGCGCACGCCACGATGGTCGCCCGGGACCCGATCCCGGTCACCGCGGAGCCCGGCACCCGGGTCGCGTTCCTCACCACGTACGTGCCCGGCAAGGAACCCCTCGCCATGGTGCGCGCCACGCTCACCGCCGCGGTCGCGCTGCGGCACGACGGACCGCTGGACGTCTGGCTGCTGGACGAGGGCGACGACCCCGAGGCCCGGGCCCTCTGCGCGGAGCTGGGCGTACGCCACTTCAGCCGCAAGGGCGTGCCGCAGTGGAACGCCGAGGAGGGCCCCCACCGCGCGAAGACCAAGCACGGCAACTACAACGCCTGGCTGGCCGCCTACGGCGACGGCTACGACTTCTTCGCCTCGGTCGACACCGACCACGTGCCGCTGCCGAACTACCTGGAGCGGATGCTCGGCTACTTCCGCGACCCCGACGTCGCCTTCGTCGTCGGCCCGCAGGTCTACGGGAACTACGACACCGCCGTCACCAAGTTCGCGGAGAGCCAGCAGTACCTCTTCCACGCCCTGATCCAGCGCGCCGGCAACGCCTACGGCTCGCCGATGTTCGTCGGCACCAACAACGCCGTGCGGATCACCGCGCTCCGGCAGATCGGCGGCCTCTACGACTCGATCACCGAGGACATGGCCACCGGCTTCGAGCTGCACCGCACCCGCAACCCGGCCACCGGCCGCCACTGGTCCTCGGTCTACACCCCGGACGTGCTGGCCGTCGGCGAGGGGCCCACCTCCTGGACCGACTTCTTCACCCAGCAACTGCGCTGGTCGCGCGGCACGTACGAGACGCTCATCGGCCAGTACGGGCGCGGCAGGGGGCGCTTCCCCCTGCGGCGGCTCCTCAACTACTCGCTCATGCTCGTCTACTACCCGATGACCGCGGTCAACTGGCTCCTCGGCGCGCTGAGCTGCGTCCTCTTCCTCTGGCTCGGCTCCTCCGGCACCCAGGTGCCGGCCTCGATCTGGCTGATGCTCTACAGCGACGCGGCGGCCCTGCAGATCGGCCTCTACCTGTGGAACCGGCGGCACAACGTCTCGCCGCACGAGCCCGAGGGCTCCGGCGGCCTCGCCGGGATGCTGATGTCAGCGATGTCGGCGCCGATCTACTTCACCTCCTTCAAGGCGGCGGTGCTACGCCGGCCGTGCCGGTTCGTGGTCACGCCCAAGGGCGGCGACGCGAGCCCGGACCGGCTGGCGACGTT
The Streptomyces sp. CNQ-509 DNA segment above includes these coding regions:
- a CDS encoding glycosyltransferase family 2 protein — its product is MRPEGYDYEKFSRLAGPLTDPDPSRPYRVRYTRLLSREPHRVRAVLLMALAPVLSCALLLYLVWPSHWTERTGAPPWLLTADAVMLISIGLIESFRLVNVVSIAHATMVARDPIPVTAEPGTRVAFLTTYVPGKEPLAMVRATLTAAVALRHDGPLDVWLLDEGDDPEARALCAELGVRHFSRKGVPQWNAEEGPHRAKTKHGNYNAWLAAYGDGYDFFASVDTDHVPLPNYLERMLGYFRDPDVAFVVGPQVYGNYDTAVTKFAESQQYLFHALIQRAGNAYGSPMFVGTNNAVRITALRQIGGLYDSITEDMATGFELHRTRNPATGRHWSSVYTPDVLAVGEGPTSWTDFFTQQLRWSRGTYETLIGQYGRGRGRFPLRRLLNYSLMLVYYPMTAVNWLLGALSCVLFLWLGSSGTQVPASIWLMLYSDAAALQIGLYLWNRRHNVSPHEPEGSGGLAGMLMSAMSAPIYFTSFKAAVLRRPCRFVVTPKGGDASPDRLATFRIHLFWAGLLAASFLASLVLGHTHVAMRTWTVLGAGIALAPVAIWVWSAWQVRSANRREDARRRADVAAAAAVRGRARGLRTRLWKPARAAEDAAAGAGGTAAPATAAPAATTATTATATTATATTTTATTATATATTATATATTATTTATTSGRS